Sequence from the Priestia megaterium genome:
CATGTTTTCTAAATGAATCGTATTCAAAGGCGTTTCTCGAGGAAGTAGCACCAGTGGCTTTCTTTCTTTTAGCATCACATCTGCCGTTCTCGCTATTAAGTTATCTGCTAGTCCCATTCGAATAGATGCTAATGTTTTCATGCTGCAAGGACTAACAATCATTCCATCTATGCGAAAAGAACCGCTCGAAATTTTTGCTGCTTGGTCTTGATATGAATAACAATAATCTGCTAGCACTTCTACTTGCTGAACGCTATAGGGTGTTTCCAGCTTAATTGTGGCATGAGCCCAAGGCGACATGACTAAATGCGTTTCAACAGAAGCCTTCTTCAAAAGCTCTAAAATTCGAATACCTAAAATAGCTCCCGTGGCTCCTGTGATTCCTACAGCTATTTTCATTTCTCTTCCTCCTCTCTGCTTTGGTTACACATTTAACTTTACACTCATTTTCCATACAATTAAAATATTGATAAAATATATAATAATACCTTTAAAGTATGGAGTTGAATACAGTGGAATTAAGACAGTTGCATTATTTTATTGTCATAGCTGAAGAATTAAATGTGACCAAAGCAGCAAAGCGCCTGCATATGGCTCAGCCTCCTTTAAGCAGGCAGCTAAAACAGCTCGAAAATGAGCTAGGTCTTTTGCTTTTTGAACGAAATAATAACAAGCGCTTATTGTTAACGGTAGAAGGAGAGCTTTTTTTAAAACGAGCGAAAGAAATTGTGCAAAGGGTCGAAAAATCAGTATTAGAAGTACAGGAATGTAAAAACGTAACAAATGAAAAACTTGAAATCGGATGTACAATCTACTGTGCATCAACGGTTCTCGATAAGCTAACTCTTATTCAAAAACAGTATCCAAACAGCACATTTAATATCTATGAAAACGAACCAGCTCACTT
This genomic interval carries:
- a CDS encoding non-oxidative hydroxyarylic acid decarboxylases subunit B; this translates as MKIAVGITGATGAILGIRILELLKKASVETHLVMSPWAHATIKLETPYSVQQVEVLADYCYSYQDQAAKISSGSFRIDGMIVSPCSMKTLASIRMGLADNLIARTADVMLKERKPLVLLPRETPLNTIHLENMLDLSKMGAILVPPMPAFYNKPETIEDIVTHIAVRTLDQLGIELPEAKRWNGIKHLSQGGK